Proteins from a genomic interval of Streptomyces sp. Tu6071:
- a CDS encoding cytochrome P450 has product MTSTLPAPLPPLHRIPSAPCAAPHPVVLPDGAAAWRVSRYADVREVLGGGGFTRAALYAEEHDDRPSGGGIVDDPELLFNQDGPEHLRLRRTVGRAFTPRAVARWEPWITATVEELLDGLVRHEGPLDLVSGLARPLPVTVITRLLGLEGDAWEKIGYWSDLAFTDGSHSAAEVESGLADFTSFGGELLALRRKEPGDDLVSGIVRAADAEGGIPESQLVRLVCGMVVGGHDSTMTMLGNVLLYLLGERRDAWPRLTDVDAAGLAADRLLHLVPLGEDPGSLRRCVADTDLGGVRVPAGAIVVADIVAANRDPEVFPPAETDDLFRELPAPTLAFGGGPHYCMGAWLARLELRTALNRLATRLPELRLVPGDGGVEWRLGTTSRGPKRLMAVG; this is encoded by the coding sequence GTGACCAGTACCCTCCCCGCCCCCCTGCCCCCGCTGCACCGCATCCCCAGCGCACCCTGCGCGGCCCCGCACCCGGTCGTCCTGCCCGACGGGGCGGCGGCGTGGCGCGTGAGCAGATACGCGGACGTCCGCGAAGTCCTCGGCGGAGGGGGCTTCACCCGGGCCGCGCTCTACGCCGAGGAGCACGACGACCGGCCGAGCGGCGGCGGCATCGTCGACGACCCCGAACTCCTCTTCAACCAGGACGGCCCCGAGCACCTGCGGCTGCGCCGCACGGTCGGCCGCGCCTTCACGCCGCGCGCGGTGGCCCGCTGGGAGCCGTGGATCACCGCGACGGTCGAGGAACTGCTCGACGGGCTCGTCCGGCACGAGGGCCCCCTCGACCTCGTCTCCGGACTCGCCCGGCCGCTCCCCGTCACCGTCATCACCCGGCTCCTGGGCCTCGAAGGGGACGCATGGGAGAAGATCGGCTACTGGAGCGACCTGGCCTTCACGGACGGCTCGCACTCGGCGGCCGAAGTCGAGTCCGGACTCGCCGACTTCACGAGCTTCGGCGGCGAACTCCTCGCGCTGCGGCGCAAGGAGCCCGGCGACGACCTCGTGAGCGGCATCGTGCGTGCCGCCGACGCCGAGGGCGGCATCCCGGAGTCCCAACTCGTGCGCCTCGTCTGCGGGATGGTCGTGGGCGGGCACGACAGCACCATGACGATGCTCGGCAACGTGCTCCTCTACCTCCTCGGCGAACGCCGCGATGCCTGGCCGCGCCTCACCGACGTCGACGCGGCGGGACTCGCCGCCGACCGGCTCCTCCACCTCGTCCCCCTCGGCGAGGACCCCGGCAGCCTGCGCCGCTGCGTCGCCGACACCGACCTCGGCGGCGTCCGCGTCCCGGCGGGCGCGATCGTCGTGGCCGACATCGTGGCGGCCAACCGCGACCCCGAGGTCTTCCCGCCCGCCGAGACCGACGACCTCTTCCGCGAACTCCCTGCCCCCACGCTCGCCTTCGGCGGCGGCCCGCACTACTGCATGGGCGCCTGGCTCGCCCGCCTCGAACTCCGCACCGCCCTGAACCGCCTCGCGACCCGCCTCCCCGAACTGCGACTCGTCCCGGGCGACGGGGGAGTGGAGTGGCGGCTCGGGACGACCTCGCGGGGGCCGAAGAGGCTGATGGCGGTGGGGTGA
- a CDS encoding MDR family NADP-dependent oxidoreductase, which translates to MKISKWVVREHVKGTPDVSRVYERVDEDIAVDLAPHQMLLRTRYVSVDPYLQGITLDTPIGAHMGADTIMEVLEAGPEAPFREGELVQGYGGWRSHLVSDGKPELWATGTFPMVFPAYRRLRPEWYDEGLPLSTALGAMGGPGMTAWGTLGKFLDVRPGQTLVISGASGAVGALAGQLARRAGARVVGTTSSPVKRDYLRGLGFDEVILYRHGDSPESIRAALEAAAPDGVDRYFDNLGGAVTDAVFSMLTVDSRVAVCWQWATQVGGEAVGPRLFPYIMFPRTTIRGIFSIEWFTDANWQALHEELGGSIRRAEVVSDQTVYEGFDAIPQAYQSLYGAREANRGKVLVEL; encoded by the coding sequence GTGAAGATCAGCAAGTGGGTCGTCCGCGAGCACGTCAAGGGCACCCCGGACGTCTCCCGCGTCTACGAGCGCGTGGACGAGGACATCGCCGTCGACCTCGCGCCGCACCAGATGCTCCTGCGCACGCGGTACGTCTCGGTCGACCCGTATCTCCAGGGCATCACGCTCGACACCCCGATCGGCGCGCACATGGGCGCCGACACGATCATGGAAGTGCTCGAAGCCGGGCCCGAAGCCCCTTTCCGCGAGGGTGAGTTGGTGCAGGGGTACGGAGGCTGGCGCTCGCACCTGGTGAGCGACGGGAAGCCCGAGCTGTGGGCGACCGGGACCTTCCCGATGGTCTTCCCCGCCTACCGGCGGCTGCGGCCCGAGTGGTACGACGAAGGGCTGCCGCTCTCGACGGCGCTCGGCGCGATGGGCGGGCCCGGGATGACCGCGTGGGGCACGCTCGGCAAGTTCCTCGACGTGCGCCCCGGTCAGACCCTCGTCATCAGCGGCGCCTCCGGCGCGGTCGGCGCCCTCGCCGGGCAGCTCGCGCGCCGCGCGGGCGCCCGCGTCGTCGGCACGACGTCGAGCCCCGTGAAACGCGACTACCTGCGCGGACTCGGCTTCGACGAGGTCATCCTCTACCGCCACGGCGACAGCCCCGAGTCGATCCGCGCCGCCCTGGAGGCCGCGGCCCCGGACGGCGTCGACCGCTACTTCGACAACCTCGGCGGCGCCGTCACGGACGCCGTCTTCTCGATGCTCACCGTGGACAGCCGCGTCGCGGTGTGCTGGCAGTGGGCCACGCAGGTGGGCGGCGAGGCGGTCGGGCCCCGCCTCTTCCCGTACATCATGTTCCCCCGCACCACGATCCGCGGGATCTTCTCCATCGAGTGGTTCACCGACGCCAACTGGCAGGCGCTGCACGAGGAACTGGGCGGCAGCATCCGGCGCGCCGAGGTCGTGAGCGACCAGACGGTGTACGAGGGCTTCGACGCGATCCCCCAGGCGTACCAGAGCCTCTACGGCGCGCGCGAGGCGAACCGGGGGAAGGTGCTGGTGGAGTTGTGA
- a CDS encoding phytoene desaturase family protein, which translates to MLIIGAGLGGLSTGVYAQLNGYRSRVLEMHEIPGGCCTAWERGDYTLDACVSWLLGSGPGNEMHQIWLELGALQGKEVRHFDVFNVVRDTDGRAVYFYSDPDRLQAHLTGISPADARHIKGFCDNLRSFRKALAVYPFLKPVGLMGRVERMRMLAGFLPYFNAVRKTISVLMRDYSEKFQSPLLRRAFNYVLYERHPNFPVLPTHFQMASHANLSAGVPEGGSLGLARSIEERYARLGGEVSYNTKVEEVLIEGDTAVGVRLSDGTELRADIVVAACDGPTTMRSLLKGRDLGKEYERLYTDTIEKPGMVFPGYVTLFLGLKREFPEADPCTTYLLDDATAERLTGIRHSSINVQFRNRHYPELSPPGTSVVYATYFCDIAPWRALDDGPEQRTRRRGGEELHTLPVKHGRGYYAAKHQVRDTLVEFLEERFPGLSESIAVRDVSTPLTQVRYTGNFDGTVLGWQPFVESGETLEELIKKYGPGVPGLGNFYQSGVWATTGGLIRAAAAGRHVMQFVCRDDGKEFTASVDTHGPLPTHRVIPVGPRVPGPAARAAGDGAASVPVPQKLVPQKEESR; encoded by the coding sequence GTGCTGATCATCGGTGCGGGCCTCGGCGGGCTCTCCACCGGTGTCTACGCGCAGCTGAACGGCTACCGGTCCCGCGTCCTGGAGATGCACGAGATCCCGGGCGGCTGCTGCACCGCCTGGGAGCGCGGGGACTACACCCTCGACGCCTGCGTGAGCTGGCTGCTCGGCAGCGGCCCCGGCAACGAGATGCACCAGATCTGGCTCGAACTCGGCGCCCTCCAGGGCAAGGAGGTCCGCCACTTCGACGTGTTCAACGTCGTCCGCGACACCGACGGCCGCGCGGTCTACTTCTACTCGGACCCCGACCGCCTCCAGGCCCACCTCACCGGGATCTCGCCCGCCGACGCCCGCCACATCAAGGGCTTCTGCGACAACCTCCGCTCCTTCCGCAAGGCCCTCGCCGTCTACCCCTTCCTCAAGCCGGTCGGGCTCATGGGCCGGGTCGAGCGGATGCGGATGCTCGCCGGGTTCCTGCCGTACTTCAACGCGGTCCGCAAGACGATCTCCGTCCTCATGCGGGACTACTCGGAGAAGTTCCAGAGCCCCCTGCTCCGACGGGCGTTCAACTACGTCCTCTACGAGCGCCACCCCAACTTCCCCGTTCTGCCGACCCACTTCCAGATGGCCTCGCACGCCAACCTCTCCGCGGGCGTCCCCGAGGGCGGCTCGCTGGGCCTCGCGCGCTCCATCGAGGAGCGGTACGCGCGGCTCGGCGGCGAGGTCTCGTACAACACGAAGGTCGAAGAGGTCCTGATCGAGGGGGACACGGCGGTCGGGGTGCGGCTGAGCGACGGCACCGAGCTGCGCGCGGACATCGTCGTCGCCGCGTGCGACGGGCCCACGACGATGCGCTCGCTGCTCAAGGGCCGCGACCTCGGCAAGGAGTACGAGCGCCTCTACACCGACACGATCGAGAAGCCCGGCATGGTCTTCCCCGGGTACGTGACGCTCTTCCTCGGCCTGAAACGGGAGTTCCCCGAGGCCGACCCCTGCACGACGTACCTGCTCGACGACGCCACCGCCGAGCGGCTCACCGGCATCCGGCACTCCAGCATCAACGTCCAGTTCCGCAACCGGCACTACCCCGAGCTGTCCCCGCCGGGCACGAGCGTCGTCTATGCCACGTACTTCTGCGACATCGCGCCCTGGCGCGCGCTCGACGACGGCCCCGAGCAGCGCACGCGCCGCAGGGGCGGCGAGGAACTGCACACGCTCCCCGTCAAGCACGGGCGCGGCTACTACGCGGCCAAGCACCAAGTGCGCGACACACTCGTGGAGTTCCTGGAGGAGCGCTTTCCGGGGCTGAGCGAGTCCATCGCCGTGCGGGACGTGTCGACGCCGCTCACACAGGTCCGCTACACGGGCAACTTCGACGGCACCGTGCTCGGCTGGCAGCCCTTCGTGGAGAGCGGCGAGACGCTGGAGGAGCTGATCAAGAAGTACGGCCCCGGTGTCCCCGGACTCGGGAACTTCTACCAGTCGGGGGTCTGGGCCACGACCGGCGGGCTCATCCGCGCGGCGGCGGCCGGGCGGCACGTCATGCAGTTCGTGTGCCGCGACGACGGCAAGGAGTTCACGGCCTCCGTGGACACGCACGGCCCGCTGCCGACGCACCGGGTCATCCCGGTGGGGCCGAGGGTGCCGGGCCCGGCGGCGCGGGCCGCGGGCGACGGGGCCGCGTCCGTACCCGTACCGCAGAAGCTCGTCCCGCAGAAGGAGGAATCCCGGTGA
- a CDS encoding phytoene desaturase family protein, protein MGEGAAGVPAARPAAAAQAPATDWESRERAPGTPPRVLVIGAGLAGLAAGSYGRMSGLRTLVLEKHVLPGGCCTAWSREGYVFDYCIEWLIGTAEGNEAHQVWRELGALDGKSVTNFELFNKVVGRDGREVVFWNDPDRLEAHLLELSPADAPHIRAYCRDLRRFQKIELYPFLTAPALKTLGEKLRTLRTVLPAFRLFWRNAATPMHAFADKFQDPLLRTAFRNIFFQDPEGFPVLPYLFNMASAYHGNAGFPQGGSLGLARSVEERYTGLGGEIRYRARVERVLVEDDRAIGVVLRGGKTLYAEHVISAADGDTTIKGLLGGRYTGPRIDKLYEELLDQEGTLFPAVVSAFVGIEGGLPEGDAHSTTYLLDEEDAARLPGGLQSSIVVQLRSRYADGFAPEGKSVVHCTYFSDYGYWADLRAEDRRAYRARKSEVAAFVREFLERKWPEVAGRIELVDVASPATTRRYTGNHKGSILAWKAFSEADDISAKLVGKDRMRLPGLAGFSMAGQWVGMGGLIRAASTGRFAIQYLCDELGLPFRAFESENTEPWHPGKLGSLPQLDRWNEREERGR, encoded by the coding sequence GTGGGGGAGGGGGCGGCCGGGGTCCCGGCCGCCCGGCCCGCTGCCGCCGCGCAGGCGCCCGCCACCGACTGGGAGTCCCGCGAGCGGGCCCCGGGGACCCCGCCCCGCGTCCTCGTGATCGGGGCCGGGCTCGCGGGGCTCGCGGCGGGCTCGTACGGGCGGATGAGCGGGCTGCGGACGCTCGTCCTGGAGAAGCACGTGCTCCCCGGCGGCTGCTGCACCGCGTGGTCGCGCGAGGGGTACGTCTTCGACTACTGCATCGAGTGGCTCATCGGCACCGCCGAGGGCAACGAGGCGCACCAGGTGTGGCGCGAACTCGGGGCGCTCGACGGGAAGTCGGTGACGAACTTCGAGCTGTTCAACAAGGTCGTCGGCAGGGACGGCCGCGAGGTCGTCTTCTGGAACGACCCGGACCGGCTCGAAGCGCACCTTTTGGAGCTGTCCCCGGCGGACGCCCCGCACATCCGGGCGTACTGCCGTGACCTGCGGCGCTTCCAGAAGATCGAGCTGTACCCCTTCCTCACCGCGCCCGCGCTGAAGACGCTCGGCGAGAAGCTGCGCACCCTGCGCACCGTCCTGCCCGCCTTCCGGCTCTTCTGGCGCAACGCCGCGACGCCGATGCACGCCTTCGCCGACAAGTTCCAGGACCCCCTGCTGCGGACCGCCTTCCGCAACATCTTCTTCCAGGACCCCGAGGGCTTCCCCGTCCTGCCGTACCTCTTCAACATGGCGAGCGCCTACCACGGCAACGCGGGCTTCCCGCAGGGCGGTTCGCTCGGGCTCGCCCGCTCGGTCGAGGAGCGGTACACGGGGCTCGGCGGGGAGATCCGCTACCGGGCCCGCGTGGAACGCGTCCTCGTCGAGGACGACCGCGCGATCGGCGTCGTACTGCGCGGCGGGAAGACGCTCTACGCCGAGCACGTCATCTCCGCCGCCGACGGCGACACCACGATCAAGGGCCTGCTCGGCGGCCGGTACACGGGCCCCAGGATCGACAAGCTGTACGAGGAACTGCTCGACCAGGAGGGGACGTTGTTCCCCGCCGTCGTCTCGGCCTTCGTCGGCATCGAGGGCGGCCTCCCGGAGGGCGACGCGCACAGTACGACGTACCTCCTCGACGAGGAGGACGCGGCGCGCCTCCCCGGCGGCCTCCAGTCCAGCATCGTCGTGCAGCTCCGCTCCCGCTACGCGGACGGCTTCGCGCCCGAGGGCAAGTCCGTCGTGCACTGCACGTACTTCAGCGACTACGGGTACTGGGCGGACCTCCGCGCGGAGGACCGCCGCGCCTACCGGGCCCGCAAGAGCGAAGTCGCCGCTTTCGTACGGGAGTTCCTTGAGCGGAAGTGGCCCGAGGTGGCCGGGCGCATCGAGCTGGTCGACGTCGCCTCGCCCGCGACGACACGCCGATACACCGGCAACCACAAGGGCTCGATCCTCGCCTGGAAGGCGTTCTCGGAGGCCGACGACATCTCCGCGAAGCTCGTCGGCAAGGACCGTATGCGCCTGCCGGGGCTCGCCGGATTCTCGATGGCGGGCCAGTGGGTCGGCATGGGCGGGCTCATCCGCGCCGCGTCGACCGGGCGCTTCGCCATCCAGTACCTGTGCGACGAACTCGGTCTCCCTTTCCGGGCGTTCGAGAGCGAGAACACCGAGCCCTGGCACCCCGGAAAGCTCGGCAGCCTTCCCCAACTGGACCGCTGGAACGAACGCGAGGAGCGGGGCCGATGA